A genomic segment from Modestobacter roseus encodes:
- a CDS encoding phospholipase D-like domain-containing protein, giving the protein MAAPGDVLPEMRAGLELLVAGAAARVDLCSPFLSGGTALWLAAAAAASPAEWTLLTRLDAVSAAGGFLSVPGLRALRDAGVRLLHADRLHAKVFLADGVSGLLGSGNLTASGLGEPTKPNLELGVALDAAQAAVADGVLLGWRAAARPITSSMLDECEKQAKGLRVPAPRLPGGESADDVEAVLAEGLAAKQVWIKALYADAAEADRPWSPGDWIASPAVRRPSFAVGDLLLVYASYARVCNAVIRVVAPTRLDPSFAVAQGTPQDEADRWPWITPVEPVLQVPAADGVPLQRLGLTGQSLQNGHTRMPVGGLAAALRHMRP; this is encoded by the coding sequence ATGGCCGCGCCTGGGGACGTCCTGCCGGAGATGCGCGCCGGGCTGGAGTTGCTCGTCGCTGGGGCGGCGGCGCGGGTCGACCTGTGCAGCCCGTTCCTGAGCGGCGGGACGGCGCTGTGGCTGGCCGCGGCGGCGGCGGCCAGCCCGGCGGAGTGGACGTTGCTGACGAGGCTGGACGCGGTGTCGGCCGCGGGCGGCTTCCTGTCCGTGCCGGGGCTGCGGGCGCTCCGCGACGCGGGCGTGCGGCTGCTCCACGCCGACCGGCTCCACGCGAAGGTGTTCCTCGCGGACGGGGTGTCGGGTCTGCTCGGGTCGGGGAATCTGACAGCGTCCGGGCTCGGGGAGCCGACCAAGCCGAACCTGGAGCTCGGGGTCGCCCTCGACGCCGCGCAGGCCGCAGTCGCCGACGGGGTCCTCTTGGGGTGGCGCGCGGCGGCGAGGCCGATCACGTCGTCGATGCTCGACGAGTGCGAGAAGCAGGCGAAGGGCCTTCGGGTGCCCGCGCCGCGGCTGCCGGGCGGCGAGTCCGCGGACGACGTCGAGGCGGTCCTCGCGGAGGGGCTCGCGGCGAAGCAGGTCTGGATCAAGGCGCTGTACGCGGACGCCGCCGAGGCGGACCGGCCCTGGTCGCCGGGCGACTGGATCGCAAGCCCTGCGGTCCGCCGTCCTTCGTTCGCCGTCGGCGATTTGCTCCTGGTCTACGCGTCGTACGCCCGGGTCTGCAACGCTGTCATCCGCGTCGTGGCACCGACCCGGCTTGACCCGTCGTTCGCCGTCGCGCAGGGCACGCCGCAGGACGAGGCCGACCGCTGGCCGTGGATCACGCCGGTCGAGCCCGTGCTCCAGGTGCCCGCGGCCGACGGCGTCCCGCTGCAGCGGCTCGGGCTGACAGGGCAGTCGCTGCAGAACGGGCACACGCGGATGCCCGTCGGCGGGCTCGCGGCGGCCCTGCGGCACATGCGTCCCTAA
- a CDS encoding TetR/AcrR family transcriptional regulator — protein MAIRGGAVNRGPAAAVDNRRAILVAARRVMAERGYRVPLSTIVREAGVSQGVLYRHFPTRLDLALAVFEDNFTELAAAAADPGPGAFAQLWDRLVELTVESSAFVEMALDAREDLPGYRGNLRLLELVGATLPRAQESGSVDAGLTPDDVLLAWRMVFGVVVTTTDPSEVAPAVERVRALLPLP, from the coding sequence ATGGCCATACGTGGTGGCGCCGTCAACCGTGGTCCTGCGGCGGCCGTCGACAACCGCCGAGCGATCCTCGTGGCGGCACGCCGGGTGATGGCCGAGCGCGGCTACCGCGTACCGCTCAGCACGATCGTGCGCGAGGCGGGGGTGAGCCAGGGGGTGCTGTACCGCCACTTCCCCACCCGGCTGGACCTGGCCCTCGCCGTCTTCGAGGACAACTTCACCGAGCTGGCAGCCGCTGCCGCCGACCCCGGGCCCGGCGCCTTCGCCCAGCTGTGGGACCGGTTGGTGGAGCTGACGGTCGAGTCGTCAGCGTTCGTGGAGATGGCGTTGGACGCCCGGGAGGACCTGCCGGGTTACCGCGGCAACCTCCGGCTTCTGGAGCTGGTCGGGGCCACCCTGCCGCGGGCGCAGGAGTCGGGCTCCGTGGACGCCGGGCTGACCCCGGACGACGTCCTGCTGGCGTGGCGGATGGTCTTCGGGGTGGTGGTCACCACCACCGATCCCAGCGAGGTCGCCCCCGCCGTCGAACGCGTGCGCGCCCTGCTGCCCCTCCCCTGA
- a CDS encoding MarR family winged helix-turn-helix transcriptional regulator, giving the protein MTAAPDRGFEADDRPNSSRRSVRTDVDGVPGCVTDPELAAFAALEREVTLLLRRSRTVQGRLGGQVHGGLDGAVYALLLLLDDAGPLRAADLVVRLGMDKSAVSRQVASLVELGLVERTVDQEDGRAQVLSTSAEGHRRLSRIRAARRARWEADLSGWEVEDVAALAALLERLNQLGAVHEVESAAR; this is encoded by the coding sequence GTGACCGCTGCACCTGACCGTGGCTTCGAGGCAGATGATCGTCCCAACAGCTCCCGTCGGTCCGTCCGGACGGACGTGGACGGGGTTCCTGGCTGCGTCACGGACCCGGAGCTGGCTGCCTTCGCCGCCCTGGAGCGGGAGGTGACGCTCCTCCTGCGTCGCTCGCGAACGGTGCAGGGTCGGTTGGGCGGGCAGGTGCACGGCGGCCTGGACGGTGCCGTCTACGCCTTGTTGCTGCTACTGGACGACGCGGGGCCATTGCGGGCCGCTGACCTCGTCGTCCGGCTCGGCATGGATAAGAGTGCAGTGAGCCGGCAGGTGGCCTCCTTGGTCGAGCTCGGGCTCGTCGAACGGACAGTGGACCAGGAGGACGGACGGGCTCAGGTCCTCTCGACGTCCGCGGAGGGGCACCGTCGGCTGAGCCGGATCCGGGCCGCGCGGCGGGCGCGTTGGGAGGCAGACCTGAGCGGCTGGGAAGTCGAGGACGTGGCCGCGCTGGCCGCGCTGTTGGAACGCCTCAACCAGCTGGGTGCGGTGCACGAAGTGGAGTCCGCCGCGAGGTGA
- a CDS encoding FAD-binding protein produces the protein MTMAGGATQDETFDVVVVGSGAAAFATALGAVDEGLSAVLLESTDKWGGSTAMSGGGMWLPDNPLMARDGVGDSREEALTYLAATVGEEGAAASWARQEAFVDGVADFVTTAERHGMRFARATDYPDYYPERPGGKVGRSMEVEPLDSKAIGDWWRTLRNAVPLPAKTDDVWLLGRAWSTPGGFVRGAQFVFRALGGMLRGQRLAGIGVGLATSFCQAVVVNGRVPLRLNSAVEDLVVEDDRVVGVQITRDGRAVTIRARRGVMLAGGGFEHNVDWRQKHHGIDGAPSGNPGNVGGPIAIAQRAGAAVELMDEAWWGGSIAPLPGSSPAFIVGERSMPYSIMLDADGDRFANESESYVDLGHHMLAHDKDGPYWLVADARHARRYLRTFALDPRANRAMRKAGIMVKADSVDELARGLGVQPDRLRATLERFNGYARAGKDGDFGRGDSAYDRYYGDPTVRPNPCLGPLEKAPFTAFKVVIGDLGTKGGVVTDGDGRALREDGSVIDGLYSAGNNSASVMGRTYPGPGSTIGPAVVFGMRAARHMARSGG, from the coding sequence ATGACCATGGCGGGCGGAGCGACGCAGGACGAGACCTTCGACGTGGTGGTGGTGGGCAGCGGGGCTGCCGCGTTCGCCACCGCGCTCGGGGCGGTCGACGAGGGGCTCAGCGCGGTGCTGCTGGAGAGCACCGACAAGTGGGGTGGCAGCACGGCGATGTCCGGGGGTGGCATGTGGCTGCCGGACAACCCCCTCATGGCCCGCGACGGGGTGGGGGACTCCCGGGAGGAGGCACTGACCTACCTCGCGGCGACGGTGGGCGAGGAGGGGGCGGCCGCTTCCTGGGCGCGGCAGGAGGCCTTCGTCGACGGAGTGGCGGACTTCGTCACGACGGCCGAGCGGCACGGCATGCGCTTCGCCCGCGCCACCGACTACCCCGACTACTACCCGGAGCGCCCGGGCGGCAAGGTCGGGCGCTCGATGGAGGTCGAGCCGCTGGACTCCAAGGCCATCGGGGACTGGTGGCGCACCCTGCGCAACGCGGTGCCCCTGCCGGCCAAGACCGACGACGTGTGGCTGCTCGGCCGGGCCTGGTCGACGCCGGGCGGGTTCGTCCGTGGTGCGCAGTTCGTCTTCCGGGCGCTCGGCGGGATGCTGCGCGGCCAGCGGCTGGCCGGCATCGGCGTCGGCCTGGCCACCTCGTTCTGCCAGGCCGTGGTGGTGAACGGGCGGGTGCCGCTGCGGCTCAACTCGGCCGTGGAGGACCTGGTCGTCGAGGACGATCGCGTGGTCGGCGTCCAGATCACCCGCGACGGCCGGGCAGTGACCATCCGCGCCCGGCGGGGCGTGATGCTGGCCGGCGGCGGGTTCGAGCACAACGTCGACTGGCGACAGAAGCACCACGGCATCGACGGTGCGCCCTCGGGCAACCCGGGCAACGTCGGGGGGCCCATCGCGATCGCCCAGCGAGCCGGCGCGGCCGTGGAGCTGATGGACGAGGCGTGGTGGGGCGGGTCGATCGCACCGCTTCCGGGCTCCTCACCAGCCTTCATCGTGGGCGAGCGCTCGATGCCGTACTCGATCATGCTCGACGCGGACGGGGATCGGTTCGCCAACGAGTCCGAGTCCTACGTCGACCTCGGTCACCACATGCTCGCCCACGACAAGGACGGCCCGTACTGGCTCGTCGCCGACGCCCGGCACGCCCGCCGGTACCTGCGGACCTTCGCCCTGGACCCGCGGGCCAACAGGGCGATGCGCAAGGCCGGCATCATGGTCAAAGCCGACAGCGTCGACGAGCTCGCCCGCGGGCTGGGGGTGCAGCCGGATCGCCTGCGCGCCACCCTCGAGCGGTTCAACGGCTACGCGCGCGCCGGCAAGGACGGCGACTTCGGCCGGGGCGACTCCGCCTACGACCGCTACTACGGCGACCCGACCGTCCGGCCCAACCCGTGTCTCGGCCCGCTGGAGAAGGCGCCCTTCACCGCGTTCAAGGTGGTGATCGGCGATCTGGGCACCAAGGGCGGGGTGGTCACCGACGGCGACGGTCGGGCGCTGCGCGAGGACGGCTCGGTCATCGACGGCCTGTACTCGGCGGGCAACAACTCCGCCTCCGTGATGGGCCGTACCTACCCCGGGCCAGGCTCGACCATCGGGCCGGCTGTGGTGTTCGGCATGCGCGCCGCCCGGCACATGGCCCGCTCCGGCGGCTGA
- a CDS encoding methyl-accepting chemotaxis protein — translation MDTSTESAPETDVRTRPDRPSLAARVGLRGRLLMAILLVALTTLTVGVVGIQRMSVLSDKADQVYSEGAVPLDTLRTLQARWWQLQSYNNLLGITGLPQSLAGPAAQNVADMTVALEEGIAELQDAPLSPAARTSFEAFVASTSQWLDMRGQLQTVTDVRARLALATELSEVQAAISTAIEEATAAASASAAATAEEAEDAYASARAVTVAIIAVGLLVSVVLATLVLRSVMRPVRRVREVLELVAAGDLSVRAGETGGAELGEVARSLDATLDSLTGVLTLVSGSADRLADASQALTIGAKGMAASARTATGQADVVVASAGEVAASVDTVATGSQQMEAAIREISQNASEASRVANQAVSVAETTTRTVGKLGDSSQEIGNVVKTITSIAEQTNLLALNATIEAARAGEAGKGFAVVANEVKELAQETARATEDIARRVEAIQGDTAGAVDAIGEISSVIAQINDFQATIAAAVEEQTATTNEMNRNVAEAATSSRSIATAITGLAAGTQQTNEGVAEAQRSAAELARMSDELQEAVRRFTI, via the coding sequence ATGGACACCAGCACGGAGAGCGCACCGGAGACCGACGTCCGGACGCGGCCGGACCGCCCGTCCCTCGCGGCACGGGTCGGGCTGCGCGGGCGGCTGCTGATGGCCATCCTGCTGGTGGCGCTGACCACCCTGACGGTGGGGGTGGTGGGCATCCAGCGGATGTCCGTGCTCAGCGACAAGGCCGACCAGGTCTACAGCGAGGGTGCCGTGCCGCTGGACACCCTGCGCACCCTGCAGGCTCGGTGGTGGCAGCTGCAGAGCTACAACAACCTGCTCGGCATCACCGGCCTGCCGCAGAGCCTGGCCGGCCCGGCCGCCCAGAACGTCGCGGACATGACGGTCGCGTTGGAGGAGGGGATCGCGGAGCTGCAGGATGCGCCGCTGTCGCCGGCGGCCCGGACGTCGTTCGAGGCGTTCGTGGCGTCGACCTCGCAGTGGCTGGACATGCGTGGCCAGCTGCAGACGGTCACCGACGTCCGGGCGCGGTTGGCGCTGGCGACCGAGCTGTCGGAGGTGCAGGCGGCCATCTCCACGGCCATCGAGGAGGCCACGGCCGCGGCGAGCGCGTCGGCGGCGGCGACGGCGGAGGAGGCCGAGGATGCCTATGCCTCGGCGCGGGCCGTCACCGTGGCGATCATCGCCGTCGGGCTGCTGGTCTCGGTCGTGCTGGCGACGCTCGTGCTGCGGTCGGTGATGCGCCCCGTGCGGCGGGTGCGGGAGGTGCTGGAGCTGGTGGCCGCCGGCGACCTGAGCGTGCGCGCCGGGGAGACCGGTGGCGCCGAGCTCGGTGAGGTCGCCCGGTCGCTGGACGCCACCCTCGACTCGCTGACCGGGGTCCTCACCTTGGTCAGCGGGTCCGCCGACCGGCTGGCCGACGCATCGCAGGCGCTCACCATCGGTGCGAAGGGCATGGCCGCCAGTGCGCGGACCGCCACTGGGCAGGCCGACGTCGTGGTGGCCTCGGCCGGTGAAGTGGCGGCCAGCGTGGACACCGTGGCGACGGGCTCGCAGCAGATGGAGGCGGCGATCCGGGAGATCAGCCAGAACGCCAGCGAGGCGTCGCGAGTGGCGAACCAGGCGGTGAGCGTGGCGGAGACGACGACGCGCACGGTGGGCAAGCTGGGTGACTCGTCGCAGGAGATCGGCAACGTGGTCAAGACGATCACCTCGATCGCGGAGCAGACGAACCTGCTGGCGCTGAACGCCACCATCGAGGCCGCTCGCGCCGGTGAGGCCGGCAAGGGCTTCGCCGTGGTGGCCAACGAGGTCAAGGAACTGGCGCAGGAGACCGCGCGGGCGACGGAGGACATCGCCCGGCGGGTGGAGGCCATCCAGGGCGACACCGCCGGTGCGGTCGACGCCATCGGCGAGATCTCGTCCGTGATCGCCCAGATCAACGACTTCCAGGCCACGATCGCCGCCGCGGTGGAGGAGCAGACCGCCACCACGAACGAGATGAACCGCAACGTCGCAGAGGCAGCGACCAGCTCGCGCAGCATCGCCACCGCGATCACCGGCCTCGCCGCGGGCACGCAGCAGACCAACGAGGGCGTCGCCGAGGCGCAGCGCTCGGCGGCCGAGCTGGCCCGGATGAGCGACGAGCTGCAGGAGGCCGTCCGCCGCTTCACCATCTGA
- a CDS encoding DEAD/DEAH box helicase, translated as MTGTIHTVLDRLRSEALDERDKGSKFERLIRAYLTSDPEWKSRFSDVWLWSDWPERAGRPDTGIDLVAANADDGGLTAIQCKFYAPGRTVAKADIDSFVSASASAQFTKRIVFDTAAGWSSNAEETLAGGVAQRVDIGYLADAAIDWDQFSWTTPEIVVPTGKKALRPHQQKALDDVRAGLIEHDRGQLVMACGTGKTFTSLRIAEELAGAGRNVLFLVPSIQLLSQSLREWMANAEVDIRALAVCSDVKVGRRAVSDDADQLPIDLTEPASTDPQTLLTRFQAGTADGRMRVVFSTYQSIDVVTRAQELGLPNFDLVICDEAHRTTGVTLAESDESAFVRVHDADALKATKRLYMTATPRVFGEEVKRKATDADAVLADMGNEAVFGPELHRLGFGQAVEADLLTDYKVLVLAVDEKYVAENFQQAMAHSGEIQLDQAAKLIGCWNGLAKNFGPTSADGDVPAAVTAPMRTAVAFAQHIKASKAAAAAFPDLADRALIDAPEGRPRLRVQAAHVDGTMGVHERNAHLAWLREPAPDGVCRVLTNARCLSEGVDVPSLDAVLFLTPRGSQVDVVQSVGRVMRKSPGKELGYIVLPVVVPTGVAPEEALRDNERYKVVWQVLQALRSHDDRFSALVNQIELNKHKPDKIEIVSITGPTDGDGVSVPDPDQPAKKGTEQLLMEFPADQFRDAMYARIVDKVGERRYWESWAKDIADIAAAHVTRIKGLLATPGAAATEFEHFVAGLRGNLNDSITDDAAIDMLAQHLITRPVFEALFAHSSFLAGNPVARVMENMLAVLDEHALESENETLEGFYDTVRKRVAGVDNAAGKQRVLVELYDKFFATAFPKTVAKLGIVYTPVEIVDFILRSADEVMRAEFGQGLTDEGVHVLDPFTGTGTFLVRLLQSGLIEPHDLARKYANELHANEILLLAYYIAAANIETTYEELEGAPQPFPGLVLTDSFQSWEDGDQQDIDVMPENNDRLERQKQLPIQVIVGNPPYSVGQESGNDANQNEKYPTLDGEIERTYVARSTATSKRTLYDSYIRAIRWATLRIQDRGIVAFVTNGGFLDSNAADGMRQTLAEEFSTIHVFNLRGNRRQGGAEGRPIWEAFAKGSGGSIATIAIIVLVKQPDSTGPATIYYSQVGDFTTASEKVAEIVSAGSLGGLAPVAITPNEHGDWLSQRRDDFHTFFPLAAKGGTGAIFGLTSLGLATGRDVWAYNSSRRRLADNIGRLAETFNREVALREMDPARTPLRDATLISWNRNLEQDLKRGRRIDLAPEAAIRRSQYRPFTRQWVYYQRAVNAMQYRLDALFPQSGLSNAGFSLTGPSSHYEFCTMAAGELPDLHLLDSGQFFPRWRYDKVDDSGMFDIHQGEVVDGYRRIDNITDEALTAFTAAYPGESISKDDVFDYVYGLLHSPEYRETYAADLKKMLPRIPFAKDFRAFADAGKQLAELHLGYETVEPYPLDGLDAAGPGGDADYPFYAVRNKKMAFGKPTAEQKAAGLRADRSVIQYNDRITLRGVPEEAYRYTLGSRSAIEWIIDRYWVKTDKASGIVNDPNDWSREIGDPRYIVDLLARIVTVSVETVRLVDSLPPLDVRHDA; from the coding sequence GTGACGGGGACCATCCACACTGTCCTGGACCGACTTCGCAGCGAAGCGCTGGACGAGCGGGACAAGGGCAGCAAGTTCGAGCGACTGATCAGGGCCTACCTGACCTCCGACCCCGAGTGGAAGTCGCGGTTCTCCGACGTCTGGCTGTGGTCGGACTGGCCCGAGCGCGCCGGCCGGCCGGACACCGGCATCGACCTGGTCGCGGCGAACGCCGACGACGGCGGGCTCACCGCCATCCAGTGCAAGTTCTACGCACCGGGTCGCACGGTCGCCAAGGCCGACATCGACTCGTTCGTCTCCGCCTCCGCCTCCGCCCAGTTCACCAAGCGGATCGTGTTCGACACGGCAGCGGGCTGGTCGTCCAACGCCGAGGAGACGCTGGCGGGGGGAGTGGCTCAGCGCGTCGACATCGGCTACCTCGCCGACGCCGCCATCGACTGGGACCAGTTCTCCTGGACGACGCCGGAAATCGTCGTCCCGACGGGCAAGAAGGCGCTGCGCCCACACCAGCAGAAGGCGCTGGACGACGTACGTGCCGGGCTCATCGAACACGACCGTGGCCAGCTGGTGATGGCCTGCGGCACCGGAAAGACCTTCACCAGCCTGCGGATCGCCGAGGAGCTCGCCGGTGCGGGTCGTAACGTGTTGTTCCTCGTCCCGAGCATCCAGTTGCTGTCGCAGAGCCTGCGGGAGTGGATGGCCAACGCCGAGGTCGACATCCGGGCGCTGGCCGTCTGCTCCGACGTCAAGGTGGGCCGGCGGGCGGTGTCCGACGACGCGGACCAGCTGCCGATCGACCTGACAGAACCCGCCTCCACCGACCCGCAGACGCTGCTGACCCGTTTCCAGGCCGGCACGGCTGACGGGCGGATGCGGGTGGTGTTCTCCACCTACCAGTCCATCGACGTGGTGACCCGCGCCCAGGAGCTCGGCCTACCCAACTTCGACCTCGTGATCTGCGACGAGGCGCATCGAACCACCGGGGTCACCCTCGCCGAGTCCGACGAGTCGGCCTTCGTCCGGGTGCACGACGCCGATGCGCTGAAGGCGACCAAGCGGCTGTACATGACCGCAACTCCCCGGGTGTTCGGCGAGGAGGTCAAGCGCAAGGCCACCGACGCCGACGCGGTGCTGGCCGACATGGGGAACGAGGCGGTATTCGGGCCGGAGCTGCACCGGCTCGGCTTCGGGCAGGCGGTGGAGGCCGATCTGCTCACCGACTACAAGGTGCTGGTGCTGGCGGTCGACGAGAAGTACGTCGCGGAGAACTTCCAGCAGGCCATGGCGCACTCCGGCGAGATCCAGCTCGATCAGGCGGCGAAGCTGATCGGCTGCTGGAACGGCCTGGCCAAAAACTTCGGCCCGACGTCGGCCGATGGGGATGTGCCGGCGGCCGTTACGGCGCCGATGCGGACAGCGGTCGCCTTCGCCCAGCACATCAAGGCGTCCAAGGCCGCAGCTGCCGCGTTCCCCGACCTCGCCGACCGGGCGCTGATCGACGCACCCGAGGGCCGCCCCCGGCTGCGCGTCCAGGCCGCGCATGTCGACGGCACGATGGGCGTGCACGAGCGCAACGCTCATCTGGCGTGGCTCCGGGAGCCCGCACCCGACGGCGTGTGCCGCGTGCTCACCAACGCCCGCTGTCTTTCCGAAGGCGTGGACGTGCCGTCGCTGGACGCGGTTCTCTTCCTCACCCCGCGCGGCTCGCAGGTCGACGTCGTCCAGTCGGTCGGGCGGGTGATGCGCAAGTCGCCGGGCAAGGAACTGGGGTACATCGTGCTGCCGGTGGTGGTGCCCACCGGTGTCGCGCCGGAGGAGGCGCTGCGGGACAACGAGCGCTACAAGGTGGTCTGGCAGGTGCTGCAGGCGCTGCGCAGCCACGACGACCGGTTCTCCGCGCTGGTCAACCAGATCGAGCTGAACAAGCACAAACCCGACAAGATCGAGATCGTCTCGATCACCGGTCCCACCGACGGCGACGGCGTCTCCGTGCCGGATCCCGATCAGCCGGCGAAGAAGGGCACCGAGCAGTTGCTCATGGAGTTCCCGGCCGACCAGTTCCGGGACGCGATGTACGCGCGGATCGTCGACAAGGTCGGCGAGCGACGCTACTGGGAGTCCTGGGCGAAGGACATCGCCGACATCGCCGCCGCGCACGTCACGCGCATCAAGGGCCTGCTCGCCACGCCCGGGGCGGCAGCGACCGAGTTCGAGCACTTCGTCGCGGGGCTGCGCGGCAACCTGAACGATTCGATCACCGACGACGCCGCGATCGACATGCTGGCCCAGCACCTCATTACCCGGCCGGTGTTCGAGGCGCTGTTCGCGCACTCCAGCTTCCTGGCCGGCAACCCGGTCGCCCGAGTCATGGAGAACATGCTCGCGGTGCTCGACGAGCACGCATTGGAGAGCGAGAACGAGACCCTCGAGGGCTTCTACGACACCGTGCGCAAGCGGGTCGCCGGGGTGGACAACGCCGCCGGCAAGCAGCGGGTGCTCGTTGAGCTCTACGACAAGTTCTTCGCCACCGCATTCCCGAAGACAGTGGCCAAACTCGGCATCGTCTACACGCCGGTGGAGATCGTCGACTTCATCCTGCGCTCGGCCGACGAGGTGATGCGGGCCGAGTTCGGCCAGGGGCTCACCGACGAGGGCGTGCACGTCCTCGACCCGTTCACAGGTACTGGCACGTTCCTGGTGCGGCTGTTGCAGAGCGGGCTGATCGAGCCGCACGATCTGGCCCGCAAGTACGCAAACGAGCTGCACGCCAACGAGATCCTGCTGCTGGCCTACTACATCGCGGCGGCGAACATCGAGACGACGTACGAGGAACTGGAGGGGGCGCCGCAGCCGTTCCCCGGTCTCGTGCTGACCGACAGCTTCCAGTCGTGGGAGGACGGCGACCAGCAGGACATCGACGTCATGCCAGAGAACAACGATCGCCTGGAACGGCAAAAGCAGCTGCCGATCCAGGTGATCGTCGGCAACCCGCCGTACTCGGTCGGGCAGGAATCGGGCAACGACGCCAACCAGAATGAGAAGTACCCGACCCTCGACGGCGAGATCGAGCGCACCTACGTCGCCCGATCGACTGCCACGTCAAAGCGGACGCTCTACGACTCATATATTCGGGCTATCCGATGGGCGACTCTACGCATCCAGGACCGTGGCATCGTCGCCTTCGTCACCAACGGCGGCTTTCTAGACTCCAACGCCGCAGACGGCATGCGACAGACCTTGGCCGAGGAATTTTCAACCATCCATGTCTTCAACCTGCGGGGCAACCGTCGGCAGGGCGGCGCCGAGGGGCGACCTATTTGGGAGGCGTTCGCCAAGGGGTCCGGTGGCTCTATTGCCACCATTGCCATCATCGTGCTGGTCAAGCAACCGGATTCAACGGGGCCAGCAACGATCTACTACTCGCAGGTCGGCGACTTCACCACTGCCTCCGAGAAGGTGGCGGAAATAGTTTCGGCGGGCAGCCTCGGTGGTCTCGCGCCAGTCGCGATAACGCCTAACGAACACGGCGACTGGCTCTCCCAGCGCCGCGACGACTTCCACACCTTCTTCCCGCTTGCCGCCAAGGGCGGGACGGGCGCCATCTTCGGGTTAACATCGCTGGGACTTGCGACGGGGCGTGACGTGTGGGCGTACAACAGTTCGCGTCGCCGCCTGGCCGACAACATCGGAAGGCTCGCCGAAACGTTCAATCGGGAAGTTGCTCTCCGAGAGATGGACCCAGCTCGGACTCCACTCCGAGATGCGACATTGATTAGCTGGAACCGCAATCTCGAGCAGGACTTGAAAAGAGGGCGCCGGATTGATCTGGCGCCGGAGGCTGCAATCCGGCGGTCTCAGTACCGCCCCTTCACTCGCCAGTGGGTATATTATCAGCGCGCCGTTAATGCGATGCAGTACCGCCTCGACGCGCTATTTCCGCAGTCAGGACTCAGCAACGCCGGGTTTTCGCTGACCGGCCCGTCGTCGCATTACGAATTCTGCACGATGGCCGCCGGGGAGTTGCCCGACCTGCACCTGTTGGATTCTGGCCAGTTCTTCCCGCGGTGGCGGTACGACAAGGTTGACGACTCCGGGATGTTCGACATCCACCAGGGAGAAGTTGTCGACGGCTACCGGCGGATCGACAACATCACCGACGAGGCGCTGACCGCTTTCACCGCTGCCTACCCGGGCGAATCGATCAGCAAGGACGACGTCTTCGACTACGTCTATGGCCTACTGCACTCGCCGGAGTACCGGGAGACGTACGCGGCGGACCTGAAGAAGATGCTGCCGCGTATCCCGTTCGCCAAGGATTTTCGCGCCTTCGCCGACGCAGGTAAGCAGCTGGCCGAGCTGCACCTGGGCTACGAGACCGTCGAGCCGTACCCGCTGGACGGGCTCGATGCCGCCGGCCCGGGTGGCGATGCGGACTACCCCTTCTACGCCGTCCGGAACAAGAAGATGGCCTTCGGCAAGCCGACCGCGGAGCAGAAGGCCGCTGGTCTGCGGGCTGACCGGTCGGTGATCCAGTACAACGACCGGATCACCCTGCGCGGCGTCCCAGAGGAGGCGTACCGGTACACGTTGGGAAGCCGGTCGGCCATCGAGTGGATCATCGATCGCTACTGGGTGAAGACCGACAAGGCGTCGGGCATCGTCAACGACCCCAATGACTGGTCCCGCGAAATCGGCGATCCGCGCTACATCGTCGACCTGCTGGCACGCATCGTCACGGTCTCCGTTGAGACGGTCAGGTTGGTGGACTCGCTGCCCCCGCTTGATGTCCGCCACGATGCGTGA